A window of the Streptomyces sp. NBC_00454 genome harbors these coding sequences:
- a CDS encoding amidohydrolase — protein sequence MTERATPAPSDPTRTVLLRGGEVHSPADPFATAMVVERGHIAWVGSEGAADAFAQGVDEVVDLDGALVTPAFTDAHVHTTSAGLALTGLDLSGAASLPEALAQVRAYALARPADRVLLGHGWDAARWPERRAPRRRELDEATGGRPLYLSRIDAHSAVVTTALLDLVPGVPAEQADDDEPLTRDAHHLVRRAAFGALTPAQRAEAQRAALDRAASLGIGSVHECGGPDISSAEDFTALLELARTHPGPRVFGYWADRDLDRAKALGAVGAAGDLFVDGALGSHTACLHAPYADAAHTGTGYLDARAVAEHVAACTEAGLQAGFHAIGDAAITAVVEGVRAAAEKVGLARVRAARHRVEHAEMMTPATIAAFADLGLTASVQPAFDALWGGEEGMYADRLGAERARTLNPYAALLKAGVPLAFGSDAPVTPLDPWGTVRAAAFHRTPAHRVSVRAAFAAHTRGGWRAMGRDDAGILVPGAPADYAVWRTAELVVQAPDDRVARWSTDPRSGTPGLPDLTPGTDLPVCLATVVGGREVFVRPQG from the coding sequence ATGACCGAGCGCGCGACACCCGCCCCCAGCGACCCCACCCGTACCGTCCTCCTGCGCGGCGGCGAGGTCCACAGCCCCGCCGACCCCTTCGCCACCGCGATGGTGGTGGAGCGCGGCCACATCGCCTGGGTGGGCTCCGAGGGCGCCGCCGACGCCTTCGCGCAGGGCGTGGACGAGGTGGTCGACCTCGACGGCGCGCTCGTCACGCCCGCCTTCACCGACGCCCACGTCCACACCACCTCCGCCGGCCTCGCCCTCACCGGGCTGGATCTCTCCGGGGCCGCCTCCCTGCCGGAGGCCCTCGCGCAGGTGCGCGCGTACGCGCTGGCCCGCCCGGCCGACCGGGTGCTCCTCGGCCACGGCTGGGACGCGGCCCGCTGGCCCGAGCGCCGCGCCCCCCGCCGCCGGGAGCTGGACGAGGCCACCGGCGGACGGCCGCTCTACCTCAGCCGCATCGACGCGCACTCCGCCGTGGTCACCACCGCCCTGCTGGACCTCGTACCCGGCGTACCTGCCGAGCAGGCCGACGACGACGAGCCGCTGACCCGCGACGCCCACCACCTCGTACGCCGTGCGGCCTTCGGCGCCCTCACCCCGGCGCAGCGCGCCGAGGCCCAGCGGGCCGCGCTCGACCGGGCCGCCTCCCTGGGCATCGGCTCCGTCCACGAGTGCGGCGGACCCGACATCTCCTCCGCCGAGGACTTCACCGCCCTCCTGGAGCTCGCCCGCACCCACCCCGGACCCCGCGTCTTCGGGTACTGGGCCGACCGGGACCTCGACCGGGCCAAGGCGCTCGGCGCCGTCGGGGCCGCCGGAGACCTCTTCGTCGACGGCGCCCTCGGCTCGCACACCGCCTGCCTGCACGCCCCCTACGCCGACGCCGCCCACACCGGCACCGGCTACCTCGACGCGCGGGCCGTGGCCGAACACGTCGCCGCCTGCACCGAGGCGGGGCTCCAGGCCGGCTTCCACGCCATCGGGGACGCCGCGATCACCGCCGTCGTCGAGGGCGTCCGGGCCGCCGCCGAGAAGGTGGGCCTGGCCCGGGTCCGCGCCGCCCGGCACCGCGTCGAGCACGCCGAGATGATGACCCCGGCCACCATCGCGGCCTTCGCCGACCTCGGCCTCACCGCCTCCGTGCAGCCCGCCTTCGACGCGCTGTGGGGCGGCGAGGAGGGCATGTACGCCGACCGGCTGGGCGCCGAGCGCGCCCGTACCCTCAACCCGTACGCGGCCCTGCTCAAGGCGGGCGTCCCGCTCGCCTTCGGCTCCGACGCCCCCGTCACCCCGCTCGACCCCTGGGGCACGGTCCGCGCGGCCGCCTTCCACCGCACGCCGGCCCACCGCGTCTCGGTACGGGCCGCCTTCGCCGCCCACACCCGAGGCGGCTGGCGGGCCATGGGCCGCGACGACGCCGGGATCCTGGTCCCGGGCGCCCCGGCCGACTACGCCGTGTGGCGGACGGCCGAGCTGGTGGTGCAGGCCCCCGACGACCGGGTCGCCCGCTGGTCCACCGACCCCCGTTCCGGCACCCCCGGACTGCCGGACCTGACCCCCGGCACGGACCTGCCGGTCTGCCTGGCCACCGTGGTCGGTGGCCGGGAGGTATTCGTACGGCCACAGGGGTGA
- a CDS encoding Lrp/AsnC family transcriptional regulator codes for MEELDRQIVDLLVRDGRMSYTDLGKATGLSTSAVHQRVRRLEQRGVIRGYAAVVDPEAVGLPLTAFISVKPFDPSAPDDIAERLAGVPEIEACHSVAGDENYILKVRVATPLELEDLLGRLRALAHVSTRTTVVLSTPYEARPPRV; via the coding sequence ATGGAGGAGCTGGACCGCCAGATCGTGGATCTGCTCGTGCGGGACGGGCGGATGAGCTACACGGACCTGGGCAAGGCCACGGGACTGTCCACGTCGGCCGTCCACCAGCGAGTACGCCGCCTGGAGCAGCGCGGAGTCATCCGCGGCTACGCCGCCGTCGTCGACCCCGAGGCCGTCGGGCTGCCGCTGACGGCCTTCATCTCCGTCAAGCCCTTCGACCCGAGCGCACCCGACGACATCGCGGAACGCCTCGCGGGGGTCCCGGAGATCGAGGCCTGCCACAGCGTCGCGGGCGACGAGAACTACATCCTCAAGGTCCGCGTCGCGACCCCGCTGGAACTGGAAGACCTCCTGGGCCGCCTGCGCGCCCTGGCCCACGTCTCCACCCGCACGACGGTGGTCCTCTCCACCCCGTACGAAGCCCGCCCGCCCCGCGTGTAG